DNA from Maniola hyperantus chromosome 28, iAphHyp1.2, whole genome shotgun sequence:
atctgttttagaatgcacaggtgaagccctttcatacgataccccacttgatatagttatcttacttcgaaatttgaaaatactaatttttagttcatgaccaaaattttttttttttgtatcatgAAACCacaaacggttttcagatttttccccaaatgtcagctataagatctacatacctgccgaatttcatgattctagaataacgggaagtaccctgtaggtttcttgacagacagacagacaacaaagtgatcccataagggttccgtttttccttttaaggtaagggaccctaaaaacctacatccggatgaagtcacgggcatcagctagtatataaataaagacgaataagctagtctaaaaagaaaaggtgactgactgactgactgatctatcaacgcacagctcaaactactggatggatcgggctgaaatttgcattgcagatagctattatgacgtaggcatccgctaagaaaggattttagaaaattcaacgcccaagggggtgaaataggggttcgaaatttatgactccacgcggaagaagtcgcgggaataagctagtacaagTATACATACATCAGAATGTCTGTCCATATGTTGGTTGTAAGTGACAAGCTGAAAGAACCCTTTAAAGCACATCTCGCATCTGTACGGAGACATTTTATATTGTTTAGTTTCCTTTCGTTTTTGGATCTCGGCTATTTGTTCTTCATAAGTCAACACGGTCCTCGTGAATGTATTTTTTTCGTTAGAATCTGGCTTCTTGGGCTTTCGAACATGTTTACGCTTTTCAGGACCTATGAATTGtcgttcaattttttttcttgaaacCCGAACTTTTTTACTTGTCtttttagtagtttttgatttcgtATCGTTCTTTTTGATTCTTTTACGTTCTACAACCTTTTTGCGTGCTCTACTATTTTGTTTTTCTATTGTTTTCGCAGATTTAATCTTTTCTATTAATACTGTTGTAATTGTTGCTTCTTTAGTTTTTCTTTTGCGTTTTTTGTCATTACATGCTGTACGATTTTTTGAATCAATTTTAACTTTGGATTTGCTAAGTACTTCATCACTGCTATAGTTGTCATTTAAAACTTCATCAATATCACCACCAATATCATTCTCACGTTTGAtttcatcatcaatatcatcatcaatgTCATCATCTAAAAACTCCGCTTCGCCATCATTATCACAAGTTACAAATATATCACTCTTATCATTTCTTATATCAGTATTAATTTTGTCTTTATTATTAACTtcatttatgatatttttgatATCAGATTTATAACACGTATCATCACTATTAATATCATCAAATTCGTTTAAATACTCTATTTCATAAGTGGTTTCGCTTTTTTCGTAATCGTACATAGTTTCATCTAATTTTTCCCTTTTTAAGTCAGTATTTTCTTTGGAATTACATACTATGTCTTCCtgttttagtataatattgttTTCATCATTATGTATCAGGTAGACGTCATAGTGATCGGGTTTAAACGTGTGTTTCATTATATTGGACGTCAGTAGGTTTCCTATCCTGTCAACAGATTTTAAACTTTGTGATGTAATCTGAAACAAAAAAGAATAACacttcataaaaaaaaaaaaaaaaaaattatttttaggcttccgtatctcaaaaggaaaaacgggacccttataggatcactttgttgtctgtctgtcaagaaacctacagggtacttcccattgacctagaatcatgaaatttggcaggtgggtaggtcttatagcagacattcggagaaaaatctgaaaaccgtgaatttgtggttaggtacatcacacaaaaaaaattaaattgtggtcatgaacttataattagtattttcaatttttgaactaagataactatatcaagtggggtatcatatgaaagggcttcacctgtacattctaaaacagatttttaattatttttatgcatcatagttttgaattatcgtgcaaaatgtcgaataaaataccactgtagcacggaaccctcggtgcgcgagcctgactcgcatttggccgttttttttgtcataaccacaaattcacggttttcggatttttcccttacgtgtgctaataagacctaacatagccctctccatagctcgctgagcgactttgaatttgtgtacACCTATATAATACTCACATTTTTATCCCTCCGAAGTAGCTGATTCAATACCGAGTGTGCTTTAGACTAATTGATGTTGTAATAGTTAGGTATTGGTTGATCTGGGATCGGTTCggggatggaggagccgatctaggtagggacttaggtAGGGTTAGTTAGTGTTGTCTAGTCTCAATAGAGATGTTGGTGTCTTGACTCATAATTAATGAGGGTTGCTATAGTTACtgttgagggtagtctgtgttgtctctcgtagtgCAAGAATATGTAAaatgttgtaatcctgacttatccgattaatcatcatcatcatgttatGAAGGCGGCAGTCAGTTTTGCCTTCATATATAAAAACTAAGTGGAAGTAGGGAATATGTGGTAAATACTTACACTTTTGTCCCTCCGAAGTAGCTGGTTCAATACTGAATGTGCTTTCATGGTCTTGTACTTGAACGTGTCACAGTTAGTCAACCTTTGAGCACACTCCACACACAGCTTTGGGATAGTGTTGATGTGATGACGAACTATGTTTACCTGAAGCAAGAACATAGTTACCTCTACATAcaaggctgagtttgttgtgggctcttctcaggcctgggcgcgtttggaaccctcgttgctttAGTTGTAAGTTCGTGTAAACATTTTCACcactatcatcatcttacaaatgcaacaaccgactatgaaaaagtgtaataaaactactagctgatgcccgcgacttcgtccgcgtgaatttaggtttctaaCAATCCTgaggggaactctttgattttccggggtaaaaagtagcctatgtcactctccaggtcttaaactatacccatgcaaaaaatcacgtcgagccATTGccctgttgcgacgtgattacgACGCCctgaggacaaaccaacaaaccaatataccaacaaacaaacacactctcgcatttataataggggtagtgattttgaataaacttttttgacTCACACATACATAatgaaaaatctatttttttttttcaaattattctctttaatccTATATAGTAAAAGACTCCTTTAAAACTGCAGTGAagaatcatctaaatatataaaatgaaaaggtgactgactgactgactgatctatcaacgcacagcttaaactactggacggatcgggctgaaatttgccatgcagatagctattatgacgtaggcatcagctaagaaaggatttttgaaaattcaacccctaagggggtgaattaggggtttgaaatttgtgtagtccacgcggacgaagtcgcgagcataagctagttatcttacaaattgaagacgacaattatattttagtttctccttaagtacgattatattgagtatatattagtctattttattagtatattggtattatacatattatttaatacatgtattagtggtttatgtattagtatgtatcagttatttgaatgtatgtttattgctatattacacaccacctgcagtctaattttccttatactttccaatctttaaggttgcctggtagagatcgctaattaatgtaatccttcttgtggttgtgcaaataatatttattattattattatttaataatgaattctagccccataagctaccgctatacaaaacatcacatcaacttattactacagtctaagAGCCTATTGCAAGTCCAGCACACttatattagtagaggtcagtggtttCATATACATTCAAGCACATGAACAACTTACTTCAAGTCCAGTAATGTTAGTGTAAGCTCGCGCTAAATGGTTCTTGTTCAGCGGAAACAGTTTACTGGCACCCGTGTCTAGGCAGATCAGGCAGAACtggaaaaaataacaataaagtttaaaatataatccGCCAAAACCATTGACTTTGAattgtaggtatagtccgtacaaaatgactcctcacgcgccattttaattccaTGGGTTAACTGTCAAGTACGGATCAccattaaaataaggactaaaatcgtacttttgacatgacaattgaagttaaaatgacgcgtgaaaAGTTTTGTATGCATAATAAATCGAATCTTTAAAATGAACAACTCAGAAATGAACCCCTTTGTATcgaatagacagacaaacaaagagacagacaagaaagcaagttaaaattaaaaaaaaggtacatACCAGTGGAGCAGCCATCCCTGGCTGACTATGAATACCATCAGATCCCTCTTTGCCACACAGTCCACCTGGACCTTCCATACCAGCCTCTCCACATGGATGTTCACCAAGATCTTCCTTCACACCAGAAATACCGCCCACACCTGCAGTGGAACTACCAGGATATGCTCTTTCACCCATCTGGTCTTCGACTCCTGGGAGGCTTGGCATGGCATTATTCCCTTTGTCTTCCTGGAATTAATAGTGGCTAGATTTACCAtcttatgtatagtacgcgacaggtcgagacggcaatcggggtatgaggctgggggacgccccgcacgcccgcacgtcacccgcgctcgtccgcaccgggggctgtgcgggtgtgcagggcgttccctccccgattgccgtcttgACATCtcacatacagtacgcggccgtggggcggtcttccaacactgcgacctccggtgcgaggtcgccattccagcaccttgagaccccaacgtctatcggttttacgagctatgtgccctgcccattgccacttcagcttcgcatcccattgagctatgtcagttactctagttctcctacggatctcctcagttctgatttaatcacgttgagaaactccaaacatagctctctccattgcctGCTGGGTGACCCAAGAGTCAGAGAAttattgatatgtatttaaaattacttagaaATTAGTATTTTGTCTACAAAAGTGTACTTACTTGAGTAGTGAAAGCTTCAGGTACTCTGACAGAAGGGACGGAGTACTTCCTGAGCTTCATGACATCGCCTCTACTCATCCTGAAGTCACCTTTCTCAAAATGTTGTGAGCAAACCACCGCCCCTTGGGGCAAGTAGCATTCTTGTATGCCAACCCTCACCAGCCAGGACTGTCTGAGCCAGGGTATAGTAGGAAAcctgtaatccatactaatattataaatgctgtgGTACCTCTGATTGGAaggcctaaccactaggcagtggttaggacgtctgccttccaatcggaagtcaggggttcaatcccgggcacgcacctctaacttttcagagttatgtgcgtttttaagtaattaaatatcacttgctttaacaatgaaggaaaacatcgtgaggaaacctgcatgcctgagagttctccataatgttctcaaaggtgtgtgaagtctaccaatccgcacatggccagccaaaacccttctcacactgagaggagacctgtgctctgtagtgatccgttaaaccgattttgacgaaattttgtacagtgatagcttgcataccggggaaggacataggctacttttagaaaatcaatgagttctcaCAGAATTATTGGGAAGGTCTTTCAACGTTGCGctttctagcaccttgggaccccatcaacaaacataatttttttaaaaaaattcagatacttagttagcccttgactgctatctcacggtggtaagtgatgatggaagcggactaacctggaaggggtatggcagtttgcattaaacccatgcccaaatcgcttggcagcatggCTTTGCcagcagggtggtaactagccacagttgaatcctcccaccagaccagctaggtgattctctaactcagtgtctaacactgaatgatagccaccgaggttgggtggctctacattgctgcttcactgggtgatattaaaatatttttttcatagaaaaccttcagcggattaaaaaatgagatcAGTGGCCATCATTCAGTGGTTAGGCaccgagttagcgaatcaccccacagaccagaaatttagaaattataagatttcaaacccctgccaggaatcgaacctgggacctcccactaataagaccacagtgcttactgCCACTGagccagggagatcgtcaatAAACAATGAAATAATACTTACTCATGGTAAGTAACCCGCTCCTGATTGCCGAGTACACTGGGCAGGTAACTATCACCTGCCACACCACACGAAGGCACACAACACTGCATTTTGTTtgcaattttagttttaatttacagaaTATTTGAGGTTATGTTTACTTCAGAAATTAAATTCATGTGTCTGCAATTTCACGCTAAATCAATGCACTAAAggataattattttactattaacTACTAAACTCAAAAGATAAAATGAGAAAACTAATATTATGGCTAATCTTAACCATAACGAAACAACTAATAATGCACTGATTATAGACAGATCAAAGCAAAACAACACGAAAACAACTTTTGACAATGTTTATCACAGACTACagtgatgtttatttttcaGTCAGTTTGTAATTTAAACAAACCCTTTTTTTAACCACTGATATTAATAACACAGTAATTAGTAGGTACGCTGGAATTGCAATTCTCTGATCGCCATTTCGATCTAGAACACAGAACACTACcctatacatattaatctatgactACCCTAGAGAGCTTACGacacgacaaggctcttttggcacttgaatgacattgacagaatGGCGTGGTTGTCTGGAACAAATGCTGCCAGTAAAAAAATGTCCTCAATTTTAGAGAAAGTTGAAAATCGAGTAAGGTTCCTAATTTCTCATTCAGTAAGTGAAATTCAATAGTTACGTATGTATTTTAGTGATTTACTtgcaagataatattataatcttgtGAATATCGAAATAAAATTCCTGTTGACATATATAAACTAgctgctgatgcccgcgaggattttcatttttcgaaatcccccgggaattctttgattttccggggtaaaagtaGCTTAAGTATTATGTTGCCTAATCCaaagtataatctatctcctttccaaatccgtccagtagtttttgcgtgaaagaataacacacactttcgcctttacaATATTAGTGTTGTGGGTTACTGATcacataataggtattagtgaTCACGTcgcgtcggggtcaccaatatGTGGAAGTTACGTAAGCGGCAgccagaaggatttttgaaggaaacgaagatagaattttactaaatttattctaaaatccTTACATTTTAATCTTACCTAAGAGACTGCGTCGAAGTGTGACGACAGAGTGCACCTCTTCAAGCTTTCACTTAgggcgagatctatagagcgcactttgactttgctcagactttagtttgagttaaaatgaaacagatttatgcgagagatATAGCCGTCTCGTTTTTACTCTGTCTTAAGACTAAGCTAAGTcaagagtgcgctctatagatctcaaccttagtTTAAATACCTTAACTAACAGCTAACATTTAAAATGTAGATAAGTCCCAATTGGTTGGAGTCACGTATGGCAACGAGGTAATTTCTTGCTGGCGGTGCGCTGGACTCATGTCCTAGTGACGGCTGAGATCCATAGAGCgcaatttgactttgctcaaacattacgtaaaacgttgcagtagcgacagcagtagcaatgcgacagttcaaaagctgtctctcttcttattttgctttgtggctattgctgtctctctctagccgctgttatgTGTGACATTTGatagcaatgatcgcgagattaacgcctgtcgcgagatacgtaatcatcCCGCCGTTCTTTTCGATGCACAAACACAGTCAGCGCAACATCGAGTTTGTGACCCTATGCAGCATCTGTGGTGTAACATCCGCATCTTCTTCCGTACCTTATCCCACGTGGGGTCGGCGTGTAACAGCCGCATGCAGCGATTATTTTCTGGCGCATCAGTTACATTAGGGCGGCTGTCCGGAGCTGGTTGAGAAGTCAGAACACCTTTTTGGTTGTGAAAATGGTTATATTACtggtttattaaaattaaagataatgGGACACGTCCGTTCGCGTAAATGATCGAACACAAAGGCGCCAATGTGTGCTTCTTCGGCAGGTAGCTCACGTTGCGCTTATGTAGcagtcataaaaataaatattgtttattgtttcattattgctagtagtatatacaatgtttttatctaatattatatctaaactaaaaactaacaatatacAATAGGTCGCAAACTCAGTATAGCCGAGCACCAGGGCCAAATCTGGCGATCTCGATGACCATGCCATGGGACGTCACGTCATCTTGAGCGAAATCGTTCGGTAAGGTATTCCCTGCAATCACGTGCTGATGCCCCAGCATGCTGGAATACCACAGATGCAAATGTTGCCACTTGCAGATCTTCCAGTAGAGTGCTCAAAAATTAgcatagtttttttaaagaatattagccatgctaatcaggacttatattcccctttcccctccaattaagtgtcaagcttgtactaggagtaggtacgacaatagtgcaacgggtggggtttgaaccgccgacctttcggaattcagtccactcctcaaccgttgagctattgaggcgaGTTGGCTGCATTTAAATTAGACGGAATAAACGCTGGGCCCAACAACCAGTCACCTACCGGTTGTTGGGCCCAGCGTAGGTAGTCACCGGCGGGGGTTGCGCGGGGTGAGGAGCGCGCGGCTATTTAACCGaaaaacattttacaaatccaacaattgacaatcaaaaagtgtagtttattacctactagcgacccgccccggcttcacatgggtgcaatgtagatactaatgtggtgtcattgaggtgtcattgcctcggaaactctcaaatgagaggatttttttccgacctaattcacattatttcaatttctctagggatctctattttttttaaaattaaactatagctacaaaccttcctcttgaatcactttatctattggtgaaaaccgcattaaaatccgttgcgtagttaaaaagatctacgcgttcatacatacagacagcgggaagcgactttattttatactatgtagagattttgaataaatcatttgactttgacttctaCTTTGAAAATAGACAAAATTCTATACTTGTTTACTTGCACACTAAATTATATCTTGCAACTTATTACTCAATTCACTGTTTACATGCATTAtgtcactaaaaaatttaattaacttaACAACTTAATGCGTGTAAATTGGGCATTAATAATTGCCAACCTCGGGTAGGAGAGGGCACTAGAGAAGAATGTCTGACAGATGGGACTATTATAAAAAGCCCTTATACTGCGAAGGAGTCCTCAGTGTTTatgtcgtagatagagtaataaagctagatacaggaacgtttgctttctcattcacactaaaaagagagcacagataaagttactaatgtgatagacagagacgcagctaacctattttttgtcccttatagTGTAACCgaattttttcaagaatacatacaaggaatgcaactttagttgcaaaacaaaccatgagaattcgtgacgtaattgtatttctcattagttatttacttgttttcacataaaaaacgtttaatactaATAATGGCACAGATTcctttgtctttctctaaactaaatttagagtatctgcatccttttctttttaacaatgctaaaaaaggaacggaacatgactttcacatttaaagactctaaattttagtacagaatacaaatttaaacagtaggttcgcgactgcgcgctaaaatcatgggttttaacatctaaaaattaaaactgtcaaactgtgtctgtccttttcatattacattagtaagaagagcatgtgaatactctaaaattaagttgtactcagaatcggtgccattgttgatcggttaatacaaatattgactactaaacaatggtaataatggtcgtgttattcatcgttacgtcgtgctatcgctatctcatacgcggttacaaagtacttcaatctagcttttttactcaatctacgtTATGTAGTGAACTATGCCGCCATGTTGTCACTCAGTGACACTCAGTCAGGGGGCGTGTATAGATAATCGGACCTACGCAATAGGCGTCAGGGCCTTATGGCGAGCTCTCATGTGCACCCCTAAACGACATTTTTGGTTACATTTATATTGGCACTGTTTACAACTAtacggtttttcaccagtgtgagttctcatgtgcagCACTAAACTACCATTTCGGTTACATTTATACTTGCACAACTTGCAAGAATATaatttttcaccagtgtgggttttcatgtgcctcactaaagcACTACTTCCTTTAAATTTAGACTGGCATAACTCACAATAATagggtttttcaccagtgtgagttctcatgtgcaacACTAATTTACTATTTTCGTTACATTTATATTGGCACAGTGTACAACTAtacggtttttcaccagtgtgagttctcatgtgcaccACTAAAGCACTACTTTGTTTAAATTTAGACTGGCATAACTCACAATAATagggtttttcaccagtgtgagttctcatgtgcaacACTAATTTACTATTTTCGTTACATTTATATTGGCACAGTTTACAACTAtacggtttttcaccagtgtgagttctcatgtgcaacTTTAATTTACTATTTTCGTTACATTTATATTGGCACAGTTTACAACTAtacggtttttcaccagtgtgagttctcatgtgcaccACTAAACAACTATTTCGGTTACATTTATACTTGCACAACTTGCAAGAATATgatttttcaccagtgtgggttttcatgtgcctcactaaactACCATTTTGTGCAGATTTAAACAGGCATAATTTACAACAAtacggtttttcaccagtgtgagttctcatgtgcaacACAAAACTACTTTTACTTTTAGATCTGTACTGGCATATGTTGCAAGTTAATCTATTCGCTAACATGTGACTATGAATGTGTTTCACTAGGAGCCTTCTTTGTTCAAACACTTTCTGACAAAAGTCACAAATGTACACAGTTGTTGATACAGTGAGTCTATCTTGGTCGGTGACGGGTTCAATGTATTCTGTTGTCTGGCCTCCACTCTGACTGGTCGCCAGGTAACTGACATCTGTAGACGTAGAGGCAATGTTCTGACTCACACGAGATCTAACAGCTCTTTGTGTTGTCGTCAGTGATCCGTCTCGTCTTGGGACAACTAGCTCAGAGAAGATATCATATAGTTTGACGAAACAATCTGTTAGTGTTTGGTGCCGGCAACTATCGTCCGTATCGGCGTCCTCAGTTGATGGCTCCTGCACCTCGTCGCTTCTCGCAAGACTCGCGGACAGAGGGACAGCTGAAATAAAACAGTTTTACTATTTCCTTATATTTCTGTGATCATGTTCATCATGTATGTAAGGTGAATTTATATTTGTCTGACGTGTCGTGCGCCCGTTGGTtccccgggtcgggaggcgcacgtACTTCACTGGGGACCCACTTCACCCCCTCGTGAAGTTGGTCCCCAGTGGAGGGtctcccacataccttccctctagttggctggctggtttcCAGGAGGGTGGATGAATAAACGCATTttccagcgttaaaaaaagggTCGGCCAGTCAGcgggttaaaaaaaaaatcgcgacTCATCAGACTAATGTACAAGCGCCAGTGCTGTGTTATGACGCGTCAGTCTTTTAGAGTTGCGGCTGTATTGATCCAAAATATCGTCAGAAGGCGTTCGGTAAGGTATTCCCTGCAATCACGTGCTGATGCCCCAGCATGCTGGAATACCACAGATGCAAATGTTGCCACTTGCAGATCTTCCAGTAGAGTGCTCAAAAATtagcatagttttttttaaagaagatagccatgctaatcaggacttatattcccctttcccctccaattaagcgtcaagcttgtgctaggagtaggtacgacaatagtgcaacgggtggggtttgaaccgccgacctttcggaaggCGTCAGAACACGACATATAAATGTGCGAACTAGCCATCATGTCACAACACGACACGTGTCATGTCAGACAAATATAAGTTCACCTTTATAGACAACGCAGTATCGTACCTGAGGTCACGGCGGCGTGTGCGGAAGGGCTGGGGTCTACCTGCCTGTGGAATATATCAGAATGTATCTTGAGTGTACTGGGGAGCCACTAGCCAGTATGTAGCTGTACTGCAGTTAGAGTATACTATGTGTAACTTGAAGTAAACGTTATTGGTACAGTACTagcacttttataagttacgccgatgtacttgcgcagaaatcttattttctaatgacgcgaaaatatctcagccaattaATTACAGCGCGTGTCTGTCCGCTATTGGTAGTTGCCTACGCGCAATGTTTTGTACGCGtgagttatgacttatgagcGACATACCAAGTCTCGTTCTTCTTGCGTTTAAAATCtaaacgtcaagcaataaggtctgtatttgattggtgtacattcggttttagtcgGCGTTGGGTCgcgcttttctgcgcaaacgaattttgccgatgcaACTTAGAAcagtggtagtactgtactgGCAGGTATACTGACTTGCTCTCAGTGAACAGTGAAGAGTGTGAGGAGCTGGAGCTCACAGCTGCATGAGGCGTGCTCACTTGTGACGTGTCACATTCACCGTCACCTCCACCGCTCTGCCaaatacaaaacaattttttttttcttaaatactaACTTTACTTAAATTCATAACATTTCTGTCCTTTGACAGTTTGAGGAAGCCCCTCCACAACTAAACAAGCTATTATATGAACTGAACAAGTTGATGAAAGTGTTTAATATGAACTGAACAAGTTGATGAAAGTGTTTAATATGAACTGAACAAGTCGATGAAAGTTTTTAATATGAACTGAGCAAGTTGATGAAAGTGTTTAATATGAACTGAACAAGTTGATGAAAGTCTTTAATATGAACGGAACAAGTTGATGAAAGTGTTTAATATGAACTGAGCTAGTTGATGAAAGTGTTTAATATGAACAGAACAAGTTAATGAAAGTGTTTAATATGAACTGAGCTAGTTGATGAAAGTGTTTAATATGAACAGAACAAGTTAATGAAAGTGTTTAATATGAACTGAGCAAGTTGATGAAAGTGTTTAATACGAAACGAACAAGTCGATGAAAGTGTTTAATAGTGGAAAACTGCCTCACCTGGAGATGCATGCTCATATGTTGAATGTATGCTTGCTCATGAACAAAGTCCTCTGAACAATGCGTACAATGAAAGAAAGCACCTTCATACTCCAACGGATACTGAACAAAATCATGGATATTATTACTGTCATCTTCATTCACCACTCCCGTGGCTTCATCAGCCGACACAGAGACATCACTTCCTTCACGTTTTACTTCAAGTGTGTGACCAGTTTCCACTAATTCTGTCTGTTGGTCTTCTAGTATGTGTGAGTCACAATGGTCAGGTCCTAGCGATGTCAACACTGTATTACTCTCTAGTTGGTGTTTCATGCGTTTTATCATTTCTATATGTTGTCTTGTTATCTGTTGAGAG
Protein-coding regions in this window:
- the LOC117994999 gene encoding PR domain zinc finger protein 5-like isoform X2, whose amino-acid sequence is MQCCVPSCGVAGDSYLPSVLGNQERVTYHEFPTIPWLRQSWLVRVGIQECYLPQGAVVCSQHFEKGDFRMSRGDVMKLRKYSVPSVRVPEAFTTQEDKGNNAMPSLPGVEDQMGERAYPGSSTAGVGGISGVKEDLGEHPCGEAGMEGPGGLCGKEGSDGIHSQPGMAAPLFCLICLDTGASKLFPLNKNHLARAYTNITGLEVNIVRHHINTIPKLCVECAQRLTNCDTFKYKTMKAHSVLNQLLRRDKSITSQSLKSVDRIGNLLTSNIMKHTFKPDHYDVYLIHNDENNIILKQEDIVCNSKENTDLKREKLDETMYDYEKSETTYEIEYLNEFDDINSDDTCYKSDIKNIINEVNNKDKINTDIRNDKSDIFVTCDNDGEAEFLDDDIDDDIDDEIKRENDIGGDIDEVLNDNYSSDEVLSKSKVKIDSKNRTACNDKKRKRKTKEATITTVLIEKIKSAKTIEKQNSRARKKVVERKRIKKNDTKSKTTKKTSKKVRVSRKKIERQFIGPEKRKHVRKPKKPDSNEKNTFTRTVLTYEEQIAEIQKRKETKQYKMSPYRCEMCFKGFFQLVTYNQHMDRHSDKFGQYECAICGGRFKTRNPLAKHLVYHREKFRCKLCPYSTSTISLARHHERWHSGKTFKCQLCEAEFGKITSYFSHKRIKHPSDSVCALCGFSFISPAGVKAHIHLKHPFDDINNLSGPSCEECNIRFASETAYQQHMEVSPKHAISGELKRNTPRQLPNYYSFYRDKPRKRPLERPREKSGERPRGRPRAGSRERSHEGSRLCEQCGKGFPSPWLLRKHSQVHTGEKMFKCEICDKGFMHKTTLKDHVLNTHSDNPPRFPCGVCHKEFSFAANRRRHMSIHEDTKYKCDICDKTFASRPGRDQHVSHVHLNVPRPKRNRRDRHSSIIRRPSIGVSD
- the LOC117994999 gene encoding PR domain zinc finger protein 5-like isoform X1, whose translation is MQCCVPSCGVAGDSYLPSVLGNQERVTYHDMDYRFPTIPWLRQSWLVRVGIQECYLPQGAVVCSQHFEKGDFRMSRGDVMKLRKYSVPSVRVPEAFTTQEDKGNNAMPSLPGVEDQMGERAYPGSSTAGVGGISGVKEDLGEHPCGEAGMEGPGGLCGKEGSDGIHSQPGMAAPLFCLICLDTGASKLFPLNKNHLARAYTNITGLEVNIVRHHINTIPKLCVECAQRLTNCDTFKYKTMKAHSVLNQLLRRDKSITSQSLKSVDRIGNLLTSNIMKHTFKPDHYDVYLIHNDENNIILKQEDIVCNSKENTDLKREKLDETMYDYEKSETTYEIEYLNEFDDINSDDTCYKSDIKNIINEVNNKDKINTDIRNDKSDIFVTCDNDGEAEFLDDDIDDDIDDEIKRENDIGGDIDEVLNDNYSSDEVLSKSKVKIDSKNRTACNDKKRKRKTKEATITTVLIEKIKSAKTIEKQNSRARKKVVERKRIKKNDTKSKTTKKTSKKVRVSRKKIERQFIGPEKRKHVRKPKKPDSNEKNTFTRTVLTYEEQIAEIQKRKETKQYKMSPYRCEMCFKGFFQLVTYNQHMDRHSDKFGQYECAICGGRFKTRNPLAKHLVYHREKFRCKLCPYSTSTISLARHHERWHSGKTFKCQLCEAEFGKITSYFSHKRIKHPSDSVCALCGFSFISPAGVKAHIHLKHPFDDINNLSGPSCEECNIRFASETAYQQHMEVSPKHAISGELKRNTPRQLPNYYSFYRDKPRKRPLERPREKSGERPRGRPRAGSRERSHEGSRLCEQCGKGFPSPWLLRKHSQVHTGEKMFKCEICDKGFMHKTTLKDHVLNTHSDNPPRFPCGVCHKEFSFAANRRRHMSIHEDTKYKCDICDKTFASRPGRDQHVSHVHLNVPRPKRNRRDRHSSIIRRPSIGVSD